One window of Candidatus Sulfotelmatobacter sp. genomic DNA carries:
- a CDS encoding UbiD family decarboxylase, with protein MIPAATLRTWLDHLQATHRLDVVERPVDLRFELAAIAKRLDGRAVLFTAVTGHTTPVVSGIVSTRAMIAEACGVAEADLLATFTAAVAAPLPVRRVEHAEATCQQHVLAGAAVDLRATLPMPVHHEHDAGDYVTAGLFIVRDPVTRKQNVSIHRLQVSGKNRFGALILPRHTHHLQVAAERRGAPLECAIVVGIDPVTLLASQASTPFGVDELEIAGALRGEPLPVVRCTTVDVDVPAHAEFVIEGKILPGVREPEGPFGEFPKYYGPRSDKEVVEVSAITHRTNPIFHTIVPAAMEHLLLGGIPREASLLQTVRQAVPTVRDVRMSVGAFCRYHAVVQIDKRVKGQGKNAILAAFANSFDVKHVYVVDPDVDISDPADVEWAFATRFQADRDLIVVNAAQGSKLDPSTEDGLGTKVGFDCTIPLDADRFRYLRIRIPGEDAIDPAAVAVPSAGRTFAGAEDRG; from the coding sequence GTGATCCCCGCCGCGACCCTGCGCACTTGGCTCGACCATCTCCAAGCCACCCACCGCCTCGACGTGGTCGAACGGCCGGTGGACTTGCGGTTCGAGCTGGCCGCGATCGCCAAGCGGCTCGACGGGCGAGCGGTGCTGTTCACCGCCGTGACCGGGCACACGACGCCGGTCGTGAGCGGGATCGTCTCGACGCGCGCGATGATCGCCGAAGCCTGCGGCGTCGCCGAGGCCGACCTGCTGGCGACGTTCACCGCCGCCGTCGCGGCGCCGCTGCCGGTGCGGCGCGTCGAGCACGCCGAGGCGACCTGCCAGCAGCACGTCCTCGCCGGCGCGGCCGTCGATCTGCGCGCGACCCTGCCGATGCCGGTGCACCACGAGCACGACGCGGGCGACTACGTGACGGCGGGACTGTTCATCGTGCGCGATCCGGTCACGCGCAAGCAGAACGTGTCGATCCATCGCTTGCAGGTCTCGGGCAAGAACCGCTTCGGCGCGCTGATCCTGCCGCGCCACACGCACCACCTGCAGGTCGCGGCCGAACGCCGGGGCGCGCCGCTCGAGTGCGCGATCGTAGTCGGGATCGATCCGGTGACGCTGCTGGCCTCGCAGGCCTCGACGCCCTTCGGCGTCGACGAGCTGGAGATCGCCGGTGCGTTGCGCGGGGAGCCGCTTCCGGTCGTGCGCTGCACCACCGTCGACGTCGACGTTCCCGCGCACGCCGAGTTCGTGATCGAAGGAAAGATCCTACCGGGCGTACGCGAGCCCGAAGGGCCGTTCGGCGAGTTCCCCAAGTACTACGGGCCGCGCAGCGACAAAGAAGTGGTCGAGGTCAGCGCGATCACGCACCGCACCAACCCGATCTTCCACACCATCGTGCCGGCGGCGATGGAACATCTGCTGCTCGGCGGGATCCCGCGCGAAGCCAGCTTGCTGCAGACCGTGCGGCAAGCGGTGCCGACCGTGCGCGACGTGCGCATGTCGGTCGGCGCGTTCTGCCGCTACCACGCCGTCGTGCAGATCGACAAGCGGGTCAAAGGTCAGGGGAAGAACGCGATCCTGGCCGCGTTCGCCAACAGCTTCGACGTCAAGCACGTCTACGTCGTCGATCCCGACGTCGACATCTCCGATCCGGCCGACGTCGAGTGGGCGTTCGCGACCCGCTTCCAGGCCGATCGCGACCTGATCGTCGTCAACGCCGCGCAGGGCTCCAAGCTCGACCCCTCGACCGAGGACGGCTTGGGGACGAAGGTCGGCTTCGACTGCACGATTCCGCTGGACGCCGACCGCTTCCGGTATCTGCGCATTCGCATTCCGGGCGAGGACGCGATCGATCCGGCCGCCGTGGCGGTGCCGAGCGCAGGCCGGACCTTCGCCGGCGCCGAGGACCGCGGGTGA